The following coding sequences are from one Ornithodoros turicata isolate Travis chromosome 1, ASM3712646v1, whole genome shotgun sequence window:
- the LOC135385205 gene encoding uncharacterized protein LOC135385205, with protein sequence MTAPQPNPTGLLGQESLPQATPSPGLNAVSIKIPPFWPADPILWFANIEAQFILRGVPTQLTKFYHVVGALGPNEAAEVRDIITVPPADHPYDALKTALTRRTTASEQERLRQLLTAEVLGDRRPSQLLRRMQQLLGDRASALDDSTLRELFLQRLPNTVRMILTTSTAVSLEALAEMADKIMDIAPPTISAVSSQPHAVSPLSATPTMSDFQILRDEVARLTDMVSTLRFNRRSTTPRHRSPRRSSRRRSPSNRSPSPNPGECWYHQTFGASARNCQPPCTYPGNGAVSN encoded by the coding sequence ATGACCGCTCCGCAGCCCAATCCTACAGGACTTCTCGGGCAGGAATCCCTTCCACAGGCAACGCCATCGCCAGGCCTTAACGCAGTTTCCATCAAGATTCCCCCGTTCTGGCCCGCCGACCCCATTCTTTGGTTCGCTAACATCGAGGCGCAATTCATACTCCGAGGTGTTCCCACCCAGCTAACCAAATTTTACCACGTTGTCGGCGCCCTCGGACCTAATGAAGCAGCAGAGGTGCGTGACATTATCACCGTGCCTCCTGCAGACCACCCGTACGACGCCCTCAAGACAGCTCTGACCCGGCGCACCACCGCGTCTGAACAGGAGCGCCTGAGGCAACTCCTCACCGCTGAAGTCCTCGGTGACAGAAGGCCGTCCCAGCTGCTCcgacgaatgcaacaactcttGGGCGACCGCGCTTCAGCACTGGACGATTCCACCTTGCGCGAGCTATTTTTGCAGCGGCTCCCGAACACTGTGCGCATGATTCTAACGACCTCCACCGCAGTCTCCCTCGAAGCCTTGGCCGAGATGGCTGATAAGATAATGGACATCGCACCGCCAACCATTTCTGCGGTATCATCGCAACCCCACGCGGTTTCCCCACTTTCGGCCACTCCCACGATGTCAGACTTCCAGATCCTTCGTGACGAGGTCGCGCGGCTGACCGACATGGTTTCGACTTTACGTTTCAACCGCCGCTCCACAACACCCAGGCATCGTAGTCCTCGTCGAAGCAGTCGGCGCCGTAGCCCCTCCAACCGCTCACCGTCCCCCAACCCAGGCGAGTGCTGGTACCACCAGACTTTCGGAGCCAGTGCACGCAACTGCCAGCCTCCCTGCACCTACCCGGGAAACGGGGCAGTCAGCAACTGA